In the Sandaracinaceae bacterium genome, AACCCCTGGGTGCCCTTCGGCCTGCTGGCCCTGGTCGCCGCACCCGCCAGCATCCCGGAGTGGCTGCTGGACCCAACCGTCCATGCGCGCCTCCACAGCATCGCGCCCGCGCCAGCCCTCTGGACGTTCGGGGCGGTCATGGTGGTGCTCGCGCTGCTCGAGTCGTTCGGCGACAAGCTGCCCGGTGTGGAGGCGTGGCTCGTGCCGCTGTCGACCGCGTGGAGGCCCTTCGCAGCCATGACCCTCGCCACGTTGGTCGCCTGGGCGGGGCTCGATGTGCCGCAGGCGGCGCTCCCGCAATACACCCAGATCGGCACGGAGCCAGTGGCCAGCGCGCAGGTGCTGGCGCTCGGGCAGCTGGGCTGGGCGGGCCTCACCGTGCTGCTCGGCACGTTCGCGGGATACCTGGCCAGCGTGGGGAAGGTGGGCGGCAGGCTGCTCCTGAGCCTGGTGCCGGTGCCGGGCCTCAAGCTGGCCCACAGCTTCGCCGACGACGCGTTCGCGCTCATCGCCAGCGCGCTCGGGCTCATGCTCGCGGACAGCAAGATCGTGCTGGCGCTGGTGGTCCTGTACCTGGTGGTGGGCCTGTTCACCGGGCCGTGGCTGGCGCGGCTGGCCAGCATCTACGTGCGCGTGCTGCTCAGCTTGCTGCGGCGCGCCAACCCCGAGCGCGCGGCCCTCGTGCTGCCCGCCTGGGCAAGCGCGCAGGCTCGAGAGATCGGCGCCGACCCCGACCGCCACGCGCTGAGGGTCTACACGTTCCTCGCGCGGCACGTGGGCCGAGCACGACACGGCTACCTGCTGTTCGGCGAGAACGAGGTGCGCTTCGTGTCGAAGACGCTCTTCGGCGTCCGGTCCCTGCGTGTCCCCGAGGCCGAGATCGCGCGCATCGGCTTGGCGGAGACGGCAACGGTGCGCGCCGTGACCTTGGTGGGGCGCACGCCGACCGAGCGCTGGGAGAGCCGCTTCTATCTCTTCCCGGCCCACCCGGACGAGGTCGACGCCAGCCTGGTGGCGGGCGCGCGCCATGCCCAGCTGGTGGCGGTCTCGGCCGACTCGGAGTCGGCGCGCACCGCGCTGCCGGGCCACGGGCGCAACGATGACCGCTATCGCCCTGCGGCGGTGGCCGGCGACCTACGCATGCAGGCCCTGACCAGCATCATCTCGGCCAGCGTGGTGGGGGTGCTCACCATGGGCGTCTACATCCCCATCGGTGCGGGCTACGTGTTCTCGCCGTTCCCACGGCGCTTCGTGATCTCCACGCTGCTCTCCATCTACTTGGCGCTCTCCGCGGTGGGCACGGCCTTCACGGCGCTGCCCGTCACCATCGCGTACGGCGTCATCCTCAACATCGTGGCGCTGCGCGACCTCACGCGGCACGCCGTGCAGGCGCGTGTGGATGGCTACGTGGACAAGGCCACGTTCCTGCCGCTGCCCGATCATCGCGTGTGGGTGCCGCGCGACGCCGTCGTCCATGCCGCGGACACCCAGCTCCACGACATGCAGTTGGTGGACGGGCCTTGGCGTCTGGTGGTGGAGGCGCTGGGCGCGAGCGTTGACGCGCCGCGCGCCATCTGACACCACGCGGGCATGAGCCACAAGGTCACCATGCACGGCGCCGCAGGGCGTATGGGCCGCGCCATCATCGGCATCCTCGACCAAGCGTCGGACGCCACGCTCCACGCGGCGGTCGAGCACGCGGGCGCCAGCTGCCTCGGCAGCGACCCGCACGTGCTGGCCGGGAAGGCGCCGCGCGGGCTCGCCATCGGCGCCGATTTGCTGGCCGGGCTCATGGGCGCCGACGTGGTCATCGACTTCAGTCTGCCGGCCGCCACCGAGGCGGTCATCGCCGCGTGTCGCGCGGCCCGCGTGCCGTTGGTCATGGGCACCACCGGGCTGAGTCCCGCGCAGCGGGCTTCGCTCGGGGTGCTCGCGCAGGAGCTGCCCGTGGTCTTTGCGCCCAACTATAGCCAAGGGGTCACGGCGCTCTTCCACCTGGCCAAGCGCGCCACCGAGCTGTTGGGGCCCGACTTCCAGGCGGAGATCACCGAGACCCATCACCGCCACAAGATCGACTCACCGTCGGGCACGGCCATGCGGCTGGCGGAAGTAGTGGCCGAGGCCAAGGGCGTGGCGCTGGGTGAGGCCGGCGTCTACGGGCGCGAGGGGCAGGTGGGCGCGCGCACGCGCGACGAGATCGGCGTGTTGGCGCTGCGCGGCGGCGACGTGGTGGGCGAGCACACGCTGTTCCTCTTCGGCGAGGGCGAGCGCATCGAGATCACCCACCGGGCCACCGACCGCACCATCTTCGCGCGCGGGGCCGTGCGCGCCGCGAACTGGGTGGTCACGCAGCCTCCGGGCCTGTACGACATGTTCGACGTGATGGGCGCCGCGCGCTGACGCGAGGGACTACGCCGTGGTGCGGTGCGGCAGCCCCGGGGCGCCCGCGTGAATCCAGTTGAGAACGGCCGTGGCCGAGGCACGCGACGCGTCGCGCTGGTAGCGCTGCCAGTCGGTCTCCGCGTGCTCGCCCAGCACGTGTGAGATGCCCAGCGCCACGCCGAAGGGTACGTCCATCAGCTGGCACGCCTGCGCCACGGCGAACGCCTCGAGCGACTCTGCCACACAGCCGAGCCGGGCCGGGACGGCGGTGGCGAAGCCCGTGTCGCGCGTGTCGGCCAGCGGCGACGCGATCTTCACGCGGTGAGTGCGCCCGCGCTGGTCCCCCAGCAGCCCGGCGGTCATGGCCGACGGCGCGCTCAGCTGCGTCTGCATCGGGGTGGGATAGGCCGCGTGGCCACCGAGCGCCGCGTGGTCCAGCAGCTTGAGCTCCTCGGCCACCACCACGTCGAGCGGCTGAAAGCCGGGCACGCCGGGGTAGATGCCGGTCGTGCCCACGAGCACCACGGCGCGGGGGGCGAGCTGCACCAGCCGCTTGGCCGTCCAGGCGCCGGCCACCCCCATGCCCACGCCACAGACTTTCGCGCTGACGTTCAGGCCGAACGCGGAACCATGGAGTGCCTGCCCGAGGTGGTCGCGGAGACCGATCAGCGCGGGCGGGTGGGCGCCGATCACCAGGACATCAACCATGCTCATCCGATCCTCCGGTGACCGTGTACGCCGTGCAAACGCGTGGTGTCCACACGAATGGAGAGCAGCAGCGTGAAGAGCCGGCGGGCCGTGTCGTGGTCCACGCCCATGGGCCGCAGCTCGCGCTTGAGCACGCGGGCGAGCTTGTCATGGGTGGCCTTCTTCGCCATGTCCAGGGCTTCGAGGCGCTCGACGCCGCCCCCCTCCTGATCGAGGCCCGCGATCTGACGCACGATGTCCACGTACTCACGGATACCGTCGCGCAGCGCGTGGTGAGCCACCCCGACGCTGGCCAGGGTGTCGCCCTGTGCGTCCTTCAAGGTCAGCTGGAACTCCTGCTCCGTGTGCTGGATGCAGAGCACGTCGGCGCCGGCCGCCAGAACGGCGTGCCCGGGCTCCAGGAGCTCCGCGATGTTGGCTTCCCACTCGATCTGTCGGCCCTCGTCAGCGGACCGGAAGGTGGCGTCGTCGATCTCGATGTCACGCAAGGACATGTTCGGAGGCTAGCAGTCTTCACCGCTTCGCTGTTCGATTACACGTGGGGGTTTTCGCCTATTTGCCTCTGGAAAGAGAAGCCGAAACCGGCGATACTCCCGATGTTCTCCGCACGGTGAACAATCCCCCGTAGCTGGCGTCCGAGCGCCAGCGCCCCGGCCGTCGCCGGGCACACGGAACTTGAGGAGCACGCTGGTATGGCGCGACGCGATGGAACGCGACGACTAAGGGGCATGTGGAGCGCACTGTGTTGCGCGATCGTGCTCGTGACGGCTGTCGCAGGCGCGCAAACCGACCGGACGCAGTACTTCGTCGACCTGCTGTCGTCGTCCACCTCGTTCAGCGTGCGCGCTCAGGCTGCCCTGGCGCTCGGGCGTGTCCCGCAGAGTGCCCAGGTTCGCACCGCGCTCACGGCGGCCCTGCGAGACAACGAGCCCGCCGTGCGCGCCGCCGCGGCCTCTGCGATGGAGCGGCAGGCGGACGCTCAGCTGCTGGCCCCCCTCCGCGCCGCCGTCGCCAGCGAGCGTGACAGCACCGTGCTCGACGCCGAGCGGCGCGCCATCACCGCGCTCGAGGCGGTGGCAACGGCCGGCACCCCGCGCGGCGCCACCCGGGGCACCACCACCACCGCGGCTGCCGCCTCCTCGTCCACCGCGGCCGTCTCGGGCAGCGTTCGACCAGTGCCCACCGGCACACCCCGGTACTACGTGGGTATCGGCACTCCGGGCGACAACTCGTCCTCGCTGAGCGCCACCCAGCTTGCGGAGCTCCAGAGCTTCCTGGCCAGCCAGGTGGGCGGCGTAGAGGGCGTGGTGCTGGCGCCCAACGGCGAGGCCAGCGCGGCTACCACCCGTGCCCTGCGCTCCAATCAGCTCATCGGGTACTTCATCGACGCGTCCGTGGTGAGCGTGGAGCAGACACCCACCGGAACGTCCGCGCGCGTGTCCATCATCCTCGCTACCTATCCGGGGCGTGACATGCGCGCCATGCTCAGCGGCTCGGCTCGGGTGCCCAACTCCACGGGTCCAGATGCCGTGCGCCGGGCGGTGCAGGGGGCGGTGCAGGGGTCTCTCCGGCGGCTCCCGCAGGCCATGGAAGCGAGCGGCGCGCGTGCATCGCGGTGAACAGGCCGAGAAGTTGAGCACCCGCCACGTGCGGCATACGATCCCTG is a window encoding:
- a CDS encoding UPF0262 family protein, translated to MSLRDIEIDDATFRSADEGRQIEWEANIAELLEPGHAVLAAGADVLCIQHTEQEFQLTLKDAQGDTLASVGVAHHALRDGIREYVDIVRQIAGLDQEGGGVERLEALDMAKKATHDKLARVLKRELRPMGVDHDTARRLFTLLLSIRVDTTRLHGVHGHRRIG
- a CDS encoding HEAT repeat domain-containing protein, giving the protein MTAVAGAQTDRTQYFVDLLSSSTSFSVRAQAALALGRVPQSAQVRTALTAALRDNEPAVRAAAASAMERQADAQLLAPLRAAVASERDSTVLDAERRAITALEAVATAGTPRGATRGTTTTAAAASSSTAAVSGSVRPVPTGTPRYYVGIGTPGDNSSSLSATQLAELQSFLASQVGGVEGVVLAPNGEASAATTRALRSNQLIGYFIDASVVSVEQTPTGTSARVSIILATYPGRDMRAMLSGSARVPNSTGPDAVRRAVQGAVQGSLRRLPQAMEASGARASR
- a CDS encoding 4-hydroxy-tetrahydrodipicolinate reductase, with protein sequence MSHKVTMHGAAGRMGRAIIGILDQASDATLHAAVEHAGASCLGSDPHVLAGKAPRGLAIGADLLAGLMGADVVIDFSLPAATEAVIAACRAARVPLVMGTTGLSPAQRASLGVLAQELPVVFAPNYSQGVTALFHLAKRATELLGPDFQAEITETHHRHKIDSPSGTAMRLAEVVAEAKGVALGEAGVYGREGQVGARTRDEIGVLALRGGDVVGEHTLFLFGEGERIEITHRATDRTIFARGAVRAANWVVTQPPGLYDMFDVMGAAR